CGTGCTCGTGAACGGCGTGCCGCTCAACGACCCCGAGTCGCACGAGGTGTGGTGGATCGACCACCCCGACCTGCTCGCCTCGACCGCCGAGCTCCATGTGTCGCGCGGAGTCGGCCCGGCCCTGTACGGCGCGGCCGCGCTCGGCGGCAGCGTCTCGCTGAACACCGCGCCGATCGGCGAGGTCGCGCGCCGCACGGCGAGCGTATCGTACGGCGCGTGGGGCACGAAGCGGCTGCTGCTCGAGGGCGACTCCGGCAGGCTGCCCGGCGGCTGGGGTCTGTACGGCCGCTACTCACGCATCGAGACGGACGGCTATCGCGAACGGTCGTGGTCCCGGCTCTGGTCGTACGCGCTCTCGGCGCAGAAGACGTCCGCCACGCAGTCGTGGCGGCTGAACCTGTACGGCGGACCCGAAAACACGCACCTCGCCTATCTCGGCGTGACGCCCGGGTACCTAGCGGGCGCCGTGACCGGCGATGCCGACCGCGACCGGCGCTTCAACCCGATCACCTACCCCGGCGAGCAGGACCACTTCTTCGAGCCGCACTACGAGCTGCTCCACACCTGGACGCCGACGGCCGCGGTCACGCTGTCGCAGACGCTCTTCTGGTTCGACGGCCGCGGCTGGTACGACGAGCGGCGCCTGGGCCGCTCGCTCGCCGACTACCGGCTCGCGCCGTGGACGACGTCCGACACGACGCTGTTCGCGCACGATTACTACGCGCTCGACGCGAACGGGAACGTGGTCCTCGACGGGCAGGGTCGCGCGACCGTCGAGCGTTTCGACCTGGTCCGCCGGCGCGAGGTCGTGAACCGGCACTACGGCTGGGTGCCGCGCGCGCGGATCGCGCATGACCGCGGCGCGCTGACGCTGGGCGGCGAGCTGCGCTTCCACGACGGCCGGCATGTCGGCACCGTGATCTCGGGCTCGGGACTGCCGCCCGGCACGGAGCCGGACCACGCCTATTACGACTATCACCCGCGGACTTTGTCCGCGGGCCTGTTCGCCCGCGAGGAGTTCGACGTCACGCCGGCGCTGCGCGCGACCGCCGACTTCGCCTGGCGCCACCAGGGCTACCGGATGCGGGGCGACCGCTTCGACGGCATCGCGTTTCGTCAACAGTACGACTTCGCGCTGCCGCGGCTGGGCCTTTCCTGGACGCCGAAGCCGGCGTGGAGCGTTTACGCGTCGTTCGCGCTGGCGCGCCGCGAGCCCGCGTTCCGCGACCTCTACGACGCCGAAGGCGCGGGCAGCGTGCCGCTCTACCGCCGTGTGGACGTCGCGGCCGGCGTGTACGAGGACCCGCTCATCCGTCCGGAACGCGTGAACGACCTCGAGCTGGGCGGCAGATGGACGGGTGACGGCCTCCTCGCCAGCGTGAGCGCGTTTCGCATGGACTTTCGTGACGAGCTGGTCAACGCGGGCCAGTTCGACACCGACCTGGGCTACCCGATCCTCGGCAACGCGGCGCGTTCGGTGCACCAGGGCGTCGAGCTGGCGGGCTCGGCGACGCGCCGCTTCGGAGCGCTCCGCGGCGCGCTCGAAGCGAACGCGACGCTGTCGGACAACCATTTCGTCCGTTACCGCGAGTCCTGGGGGCCGGCGCCCGCCGACGGGGCGAGCTACGACGGCAGGCCGCTCGGCTTCTTCCCCGCGGTGATGGCGAACTCCGGCGTCCGCGCCACGTGGCGTTCGGCGTCGCTCGGCGCGAGCGTTCAGCACGTCGGCCGTATCTACGTGGACAACACGGGCACGAAGGCCAACAGCATCGCGCCCCGCACGACACTCGACCTGTCGGGCTCGCTCGCGCGCGAGGTCGGCGGCGCGCGCGCGGAGCTGTCGCTGCGGGTGATGAACGCCACCGGCGTCCGCTACGCGACGAGCGGCTGGATGGACTACGACGCCGCGGGCAACCTCGTGCCGGTGCTGATTCCGGCGGCGACGAGAGGCTGGCTCGCGGGGCTGCGCGTGGACTGGTAGCGGGCGCCGGGTCCGGGGGGCGACGCCGGTGCGGTGATGCTCCCGGGCCTCAGCGTCGGTCGGCGGCATCCTGCCGCCTTCCTCCTCGCTCCGCGCCGTCTCCGCCGTCCCTGGCTGCGACGGCGCTACGCGCTGAGGCCCGGGAGCATCACCGCACCGGCTTTCAGCAGCGCCAGCGCCTGAGCTCCTAGCCCTTGCCGCCGCGGTTCGCGAACAGGGAGTTCAGGCCAAGCGCGATCAGGATCACGGGCCAGAGCTTCCAGACGCTCTCCAGCTTCAGGTAGCCGAGGTTCTTGAGCAGCAGCGCGAGGCCCACCGTGAGCATGATGATGGGGCCGAACACGGAGGCGGGTTTCTCGATCAGTCCGAGCAGTCCGGCGATGACGAGGATCGCCGGCCACCAGGTGTGGAAGACCGCACCGAAGTGGATCGCGCCGAGCTGGTCGGCCAGGAAGAGGCAGCCGAACACGACCAGCATGACGCCCGAGAACGAGATGCGCGGACCTGAAGCCATCGGTTCCTCCGTGAACATGGGTGGGCGGACGCGCGGCATCCTGCCACGGCCGCGGCGCCCGCGTCACGCGCCCCGGTGGCCGCTTTCCCGACGAAGCCTGCATCGCGCTCCGCGGCGACGGGCGCTGCGCAAACGATCGGGGCGGCCCGGCGAACCGGACCGCCCCCGTACCGCCCGGGCCAACCTGGCGCGAGGACTACTGCACCTCGACCGTGGCCTTCTCGATCCACATCTTCTTCGACGTCGTGCCCGAGCGCGAACCGTTCGCCTCGAGCTTCTTCAGCACGTCCATGCCCTCGACGACCTCGCCGAAGATCGAGTGCTTGTCGTTGAGCCACGGCGTCGCGGCGAACGTCAGGAAGAACTGGCTGCTGTCGGTGCCGGGGAGGCCGGTATTCGCCATGGACAGCAGGCCCGGCCGGTCGTGCCGCGCTTTGGGGCTGAACTCGCTCGTGAACTGGTAGCCGGGCCCCCCCTGGCCGTTGCCGAGCGGATCGCCGCTCTGCGCCATGAAGCCGGGGATGACGCGATGGAAGATGATGCCGTCGTAGAAACCCATGCGTGCCAGGTAGAGGAAGTTCGTCACGTGCATGGGCGCGATGTCGGGCATCATGCGGATCAGGATCGGGCCTTCGCTCGTCACCATGCGCACGAAGTACTTCTTCGCCGGATCGAACTGCACGACCGTTGGGATCGTCAGGTGCGTCTTCCAGCCGGCCTGGCTCTTGTTGGGCTTGTGCGCCGCGATCTGGGCGTCAATGGCGGCGATCGCCTTGTCGGTCGAGGGCGCGGCGGCCTTCGCGGGAACCGCGGCCTTCACCTCGGCGGCCCTGGCGGGAACGGCCGCCTTCGCCTCGGAGACCTTCGCGGGAACGGCGGCCGTCGCCTCGGTGGCCTTCGCGGGAACCGCGGCCTTTGCCGCATCGTCGGCGAGGGCGAACGTGACGGAACAGGCCATCATCGTGAGCGTGGCGGCGGCCACGAGGGAAACGCGCTTCATCTTCGGACTTCCTCCTCTGGAGGGATGACTACGCGAAGCGGGGGGCGTCATGCAGGCCATCGAGGATGGCCCGCCGGCACCCCCCCGGCAAGCGACATCGCGTTTCGGAATCGTCAATCCGTGTGCACGAGGCGCGCCGCTCCGCTGCGTCCGTCGGCCTGCCAGCGCAACAGGTAGAGCCCCGGCTCGACGCGGCGCCCGGCGTCGTCGCGGCCGTCCCACGTCACCGTGTGCTCGCCCGCGTCCAGCGCGCGGGCTCCCGAGACCACGCGGCGTCCGGCGAGGTCGAACACGTCCCAGCGAAGCGGGCCGCCGCGCGCGAGCGTGAACGACAGCGTCGCGGAGTCGCGGAACGGGTTGGGGCCCGCCGCGCGCAGCGCCGTGACGAGGGGAACGTCGGGCGTCACCGGCCCGTTCGCGAGCACCTCGAGCCGAAGTCTGCGGGGAGTCGCGGAGAGGACGAGCGGCACCGACACGCCCGAAGCGACCTCGCGCGACCAGCCGCTCGCGGGCTCGGACAGCACCACGCGCCGTCCGTCGGGCAGGTTCGTGAACGCGAAGGTCAGCGCCGACTCGGTCAGGCCCGAAGCGGCGCTCGCGTCGAAGTCCCACGCGAGCGTCGCCGCGTCGGGACGGAAGACGGACGCGTAGCCGCCGTCGTCCGCGCCCCAGTCGGAGACACGCGCGACGAGCCCGAGGGCGTCACCGGGCCCCTCGGGCGGCGCGTGCGCCGAGAGCCGGTTCCAGCGACCCGGTTCGACGGGCGCGGCGCCGAGCACGAGACTCGCCTCGCGCGCGCCGGCGCGCGCGCTGACCGCCACCGACCAATCGCCGAGCGTCGCGAGCGAGGGCTCGAGCCCCCCGGTCGCGACCGGGTTCCACAGACACGGGAACTGCAGCGTGATGCCCGTGGCGCTCTGCCGCCACAACCAGTACGCGCGGCCCGGCTGCAGCACGCTCACCGCGCCGTAGGAACTCGAGCCGGGATTCCACTCGAGCACCTGCGGATCGGTCGCGGTGTTGCCGGCGTCGGAGATCGGCACGTCGGGCCCCGGCGAGACGCGCAGCTGCGAAACCGCGAGCGGGAAGCGGAACGGCGAGCCGAACTGCGTCCAGCCGCGGCCGTTCTTCGTGCTGCCCAGCATCGTCAGGTTGAACTGCGATTCGGCGACCGCGGTGCCGCTGAACGTGAGCGTCGTGTCCTTGAGCCCGATGAACCAGTAACCCGCTCCCGGCACGATCGTGGTGAGCGCGGGCGTGGTGGACGGATCGAGGTACATGCTGTCGTCGGCTTCGTAGTGGCCGAGCCGCCAGCGCACGGGGTCGTAGGGCATCCACGACGCGAACAGGCTCGAGATCGTCGCCGGCGAAAGCGTCGCGGGCACCGAGAACGCCCGGTAGGAGCCCGCCGGAACCGCCAGCTGCGTGCCCACCGGAGCGTTCGAGAAATGCGCCTGCAGCGTGCTGTCGGCGGTGACGGCGTGGAACGTGTAGTTGGGCACGGCCGCGAAGTTCGTCGCGCCGACGATGACGTGGTCCACGTGGTGGCCGGACGTGCCGGCGAACTGCACGCGCAACGAGTCGCCCTGAGCGACCCAGCTGCGGCCGCCGCCCGCGGAGAACGCACCGTTGCCCGCGGCGATGGTGGCGTAGATGCGGAAGTAAATTCCCCTCGTGCCGCTCGGCGAGACGCGTTGTGCGTAAAGGTCGGGCCCTGTCGTGCCCGCGTCGCGGTCGTCCACCCACGCCGCGAGCAGATCGGTCCCGCCCACGGCGACCGGATAGGTCTGCGACGGCGTCACCCCGGTCGTGAGCGCGACCGGGCCCGCCCAGTCGGCGGCGCCCGAGCCCGTGACGTGTCGCGCGAACGCGGCGCCGCCCGAGGCCCAGACGGCGTAGTAGCCGTTGCCGCCATCGCCCGCGGCGGACAGGTTCGAGGTGGCATCGAGCGTCTGCCCGGTCGCGAGATTGACCGGCGTGCCGGGGGTTCCGGCGGACGTGACGGCGACCGACTGCACCGTGCTCGTGACCGGGGCCAGGAGCTTCGCAGCGCCGCCCGTAAACGCCAGCAGCCCCGCCGGCGCCGAGGCGGTGTTCAGCCACAGCACGCCGCTCGCGCTCACGAACGTTCCCGCGGGCGTGAGCTTCGTGCCTTCGATTCGCGTGCTGTTCGCGTCGGACCACGCCACGACGAGCGAGTCGGTCGCGGGGATCCGTGCCATGAGCGCCTCGACCGACGAGCTGGACGTCGAGGTCACACCGCCCTCGGTCCAGGCCCGAGTGCCCGAGGCGTCGAACTTCTGGAAGAACGTCTGCGTGTCGGCGCCCTGGTCGTCCTCCCACGAAACCCACGCGCCGCCCGCGCCGTCGGCGAGCAGCCTCGGGTTGAGCTGAGGATCGGTGTCGGCGCTGTCCGCGCCGACGCCCCCCGCGAGCCATGCCCGCGAGCTGTCGGCCAGAATGCGCTGGATGTAGACGTCGTCGTCGGTGGCGCCGCGGTTCTCGACCCACGCGACGATCGCCCCGCCCGCGCCGTCGGAGGCGATTGCGGGCGAGCCCTGCACCGTGTCGGGCGAGGTCGGATCCACGATCAGGCCGTTGGCCGGCCACACCGCCGAGCCGCTCGCGTTCAGGCGCTGGACGTAGATGTTCTTGCGCGTGACCGCGCGGTCGGCGGTCCAGGCGAGCAGGACGCCGTTCGCGCCGTCGGGGGCGGCCGTCAGACCCGAGAGCCCGGAGAAGCTGCTGTTGACGAGCACGCCGCTGCTTCCCCACTGCGTCGCGCCGGTCGAATCCACGCGCTGGCTGAAGATGCGCGGGCTGCCACCGTTCGTGTCCACCCACGCGGCGATGAATCCGCCGCGGCCGTCGGTCACGGCGCGCAGGCTCGACTGCGCCCCGTTGGCGGCGCTGAAGGCGAATCCGGAGGGCGACCAGGCGGCGAACGCCGACGCCGCGGCGCACAGCGAAAGGGTGGTCACCAGGGTCGCCGTCGCAACCACGCGCACGGTGAAGTGGCCCGGGTTGCCCGGGACGCGAACACGCGAATCCTTCGACATGCGTTCCCTCGCCTCGATGGATGGGGATGGACGCGGTCTGCTACCGTGCGCCCGTCGCGCCGCTCCCCGGTTCGGGGCATCGCGCGAAAACGAAACCCGGCAGGCACATCAACCGCCCGCGCTACCCCGAGAAGGTGCCCGCCGGAGCCCCGAGGCGCAAGCGGTAACTCACGCGAACCGATGGGCGCCCGCCGCGCGGGCCTTCGCAGCCCGGGCGGCCGGGCGGCGCTGACCGAAAGGAAGAGAGCGATGAGCACGCTGCCGTGGCGGATCCTGGTCGTCACCGATCTCGGAACGGACAGCCGGACGCCGGCGCGCGTCACCGCCGACACGCTGGCCGGGTGGTTCGCGGGTCTGAACGCTTCGATCCCGCTGCCGGGTGGCGCCGCGCACGCGGCGGGTTCGCTCGACGCCCTCGCACCGGCGGCGCTGAAGGCGGCCGGCGTCGCGGAAGGCTCGCTCGACGCGGCGCTGCACGAACCGCGCACGCAGCGGCTCGAGGCGGCCTGGCGGGGACTCTCGCTTCTCCTGTCCCACGCGTCCGGGCCGGTCGTGATCGAGGCCCTCTCGCTGCCGCGCGGTTCGCTGGTGCCTCGCTTCCGCGAAGCGGTTCACGGACCCGAACTGGTCGCGGCGGAACCCGTGTCGCTGGTCGTCCTCGACTACGATTTCACGAACAAGGCCGCCGACCTCGCGGCGCTCGGCGAGCTCGCGGCGATGGCCGCCGAGCTGCAGGCGCCGATCGTGGCCAACGCCGGCGCCGGGTTCTTCGACCTGCGCTTCCTCGTCCAGGCCGGCGCCGTCAAGGATCTCGCCGGCCGGCTGGCGGATTCGGCGCACTCCGGCTGGCAGGCGTTCCAGAAGTCCGACGAGGCCCGCTGGCTGTGCCTGACGCTCAATCGGTTCCTGCTGCGCGAGCCGTGGAAGCTCGGCGGGTGGAGCGAGGCCTGCACCGACTCGAACCCCGACAGCTACCTGTGGGGGCGCGGCGGGTGGCTCGTGGCGGCGGCCGTCGCGCGCAGCGTGGCGGCGCACGGGCACGCGCTCGATCTGTCCGGCACGGGCGGGCGGTTCGACGGGCTCGCGACCCGCGACTTTCCGGTCAACGCCAACGAGTCGAAGGCGCTCGCGAGCGAGGTGCCGTTCGCCGAGACGCAGGCGCTCGAGCTGACGCACGCGGCGTTCACCACGCTCACGGGCGGCCTGGACCTGCCGAGCGTGATGATGTCGCTGGTCGTGACCGCGCACCGCTTCGCCCCCGGCCGGCTGACGGTCGAGGGCACCCTCGCCTACCAGCTCACGGCGGCGCGCGTGGCGCTGGCGTGCGGCGTCGCGGCGGGCGCCGTGGACGGTGCGGCCGGTGCGGACGCGATCGTCGCGGGCGCGAGCGCGGCGCTGCGCGGGCAGCTCGGCGGCCTGCTCGGCGACTCGGCCGAGGCGCTGACCGTACGCGTACTCGAGGCCGAGGGCGGGGCGCCGCGGCGCGCCCAGGTCGTCGTCGCGCCGATGCTCAAGCTCGAGGGCAAGTCGCCGAAGTTCGAGGTCGAGATCGCGCTGGACTGAACCGCGCGCGTCGGCACGCGCGGCCCGGCGAGCGCCTCAGCTGCGCCCGTGCCACGGGTACGGAACCACGTCGAAGTGCGTGTGTGGATTCCGGTCGCGCAGCTCGGCGAGCAGGCCGTACGGCGTCATGATCGGCGGCGGCGGAACTTCGAGCCCGCAGGCGCGCGCGACGTCGGCGCTGAAACTCACGCAATCCTGCACGCCGATCGCGTAGAAGGATTGGCGCCACGTGCCGTCGGCCTGGGTCAGCGCGCGGCTCAGCCGCTCATCGGGCACTTCGAAACGGACGTAGTGGTTGATGAACGCCTCGCGGTTCGTGGTGTCCACCTCGCCGCGGCCCGCGGGCGAGCGATGGCGGCGCGGGTGGAAGCCGCGCCAGACCTGCCGGCCCCACGCCCCGATCTCGAACAGGCACGCCGAATGGAACATGCCCGTCTCGGTGATGACCGTCAGGTAACCCATCGCGCTCTCCCGCCTTCGGCTCCCGCGCGCGAACGGCGCGGGCCACGCCCGATCACACCTGCAGCAACTCGCGACGTCCGCCGCTCCCGCCGCCCTTGAAGCGCGCACGCATCATTGTCTCGAAACGCGACCCCAGGTCCAGTTCCGCCGCCACGCCCGCGCCGTCGGCGTCGAGTCCGCGCGCCCAGCGCCCGCCCTTCGCGAACTCCTCCTTGCGCTCCTCCCACTGGCGCTGCGCGTGCGCCGGGTCGGGCACGAACGCCTCGTCGGCGAACTCGGCCGCGTCGGGGCCGGCGTCGGCGGGCGGAGGCAGCGCGACGCGCTTCGCCGGGCCCGCGCCGAATCCCGTCAGGCGCAGGAACGCCGCGCCGGCGGCCTCGGCGTCCTTCGCGTCCTTCGCGGCCATGCCGGCGAGGCAGGCCTCCATGCTCGCGAAGTTGCCGCAGGCGGCGAGCATTGCGAAGCGGACGGGACCGAGCGGCGCATGCGCCCCGAGCGCCGCGACGAGAGGCGCGTCGGCCTTCCCGGCGAGCGCGCAGAAGAGCGCGAGCTGGCGGGTGTTCGACTCGTCCTTCGCCTTCGCGCGTTCGCGCCCGAGCGCGAGCGCCCACGGCGCCCGCATCCACACCCCCGCTTCGTAGGCCGCGAACCGCACGGCTTCCTCGGCGTCGCCGCGCGCGAGCGGCTCGAGCTTGTCCGCCGCCACCTCGGCCCACGCGGCGACGCGGCACGCGGCCAGGCGCACGTCCGCGTCGGCGCTCGAGAGCCAGCCGGCAAGCGCCAGCGGCGCGGGCGCGGTGCCGTGGGCGGCGAGCGCCTCGGCCGCCGCGACCGCGATCGCGGCGTCGGGATGGGCGGCCAGCGCCTTCAGCCCGGGAAGGGCCGCGCCGAGCGGCCCGCGGACCAGCGCCTGCCGCGCACCCTCGCGCGCCGGCGGCGGGCCGGATTCGAGCGGGCCCGGCACGGCCATCGCTTCCGCTTCGCCGCCCATGCGAAGCAGCGTCCAGGCGGCGGCCGCGACGCGCGAAGACTCCTTCGCGCCGAGCGCTTCCTCGAGCAGCGGCCAGGCGAGGCTCGGCACCGCCTCGAGCCCCGCGGCGTTCGCGGCCATGCGCCCGTCGAGGTCCGCCAGGTTCTGGGCGAAATGCTCGAAGGAGCGCACGGTCGCTTGGCGCCGCGACCACAGCCACTCGAGCTCGTCGAGATGCTCGGCGGGCAGGTCGTCCACGAGCACGCGCGGCTCGCGGCCGGTCGCGGTGGCGGGCACGGGGCTCACGAAGGTCGCGCCCCGCTCAATTGATGTGCACCGTGCCGCCGCGGATCTTCTGCGTCCGCTTCGCGCGGGTGACGATGTCCTTGCCCCTGACGAGCACGCGTCCCTCGGCGTCCATCGTCAGCGCGCTCTCGCCGCACTTGAGTTCGATCCGCCGGCTCGCCTCGAGCGTCAGCTCGGCCGGCGCCGACGTGTCCGGCCGCGGCGTCTCGTAGGGCGCGACCACGCCCAGCACGACCCCGCGCTCCTCGCCGGCGCCCGGCAGCAGGACCAGCACCTGAGCACCCAGCGACAGCGACAGCGTGGGACGGTCGGCGGTGCGCAGCACGTTGCAGCGCAGCCGCAAGGGCGGCGCGCCCGGCACGACCACGCCGACATCGCCGAGCTCGGTCAGCTCGATGACGCTGGCGAGCGCGGCCCTGCCGGCGGCCGCGGCCGCGATCGGATCGGTGTTCATGATGTTCCTCCCTCGATGGCGGCCGCCGTCGGCGCGGGGCCGCGGGTGTTCACGACCGGGCGACGACGCGCACCTCGACGACGCGCGAGCGCAGCGCGCCGAGGTACGCCGACACGAAGTAGCGGCCGGCACGCGGCACGAAGCCGCTCTGCCCGAAGACGTCCGCCTGGAACCAGCCGCGGCGCAGGTCCGGCGGCGCCGGCTGCGTCTGGGGGCCGATCGCCGAGCGCGCGGGCCGCAGCGCGACGCTGCGGGCCGAACCGACCTCGACCAGCAGGAGCGTGAGCGCCGCGAACGGGTCCTCGCGCGGCAGCGCTCCGGCGTCCTTCGCCGCGATCTGGAACACGCCCGAGACGGCGAGCGCGGCGGGCCGCTCGAGCGGGACCGCCGCCGGGGCCTGCAACTCGATGCCGGCCACACCCTCGGCGAGGGCCGGGGAGTCCGCGACGGGTTCGAACCAGGGCAGCGTCACGCTCATTTCACGACCTCGAATTCCACCTCGTTCGATTGCACGTCATGCAGCACCAGGTGGACCCGCCACTTCCCGGGCCGCTCCGGGACCTTCCAGACGCGGGCGAGGTTGAAGTTGAAGTACCCGCGCGCCGTGATGTCCTCGTCGGAGATGAGTTCGTCGTCATGGGACGCGGGCGGGGGCGGCGCGTCGTCCGAGGTCGTCATGTCGGAGGCCCGCGCGGGGTCCTCGTGCATGCGGAAGTGCCCAGTCGCCGTCTCGTGCGTCTGCACGTTGCGCGCGAGGAACACGAGGCTGTCCTCCACGATCGGGAACTGGCCGAGCACTTTGTTGTTGAACGACCACACGCCGCACAGCGGGATCCGTTCGAGCGAGCCCGCGGGGAGCTTCGAGGGCATGGCGATGAGGATGCCCTCGAAATCGTCCCCGGCCTTCGGCGTGCCCGCCGATTCCTCGAACGTGTCCAGCTTCACCTTGTCGAATGCCGCGTCGCTCATCGTCGCTCCCGCCTGCCCCGGCGCCTCGCCCGGGGCGTTCGAAGGGTCACCGTGGTCACCCGGCGCGCAGCCCGCTCCGGCCAGCAGCACCGCCGCGAGCAGGGCAGCGCACCGGTTCGACCGCATCGCCTAGCCCCCGCTCGCCCGCGTCGGCCAGCGCATGTCGTCGCGGTTCATGTTTAGCCGCTTCAGGATGGGCGCGCAGGAGCCGCAGAACTCGAGCGAGCGCCCGTCGTGGCCGTAGTGGAACATCACGCAGGTGCCGTCGATGTAGTTCGGGTTCGACCCGCCCGCGGCGGTGCTGCAGTGGCCGCCGCCGTTCATGTACTGCGTCGGGTTCTTCTTGAGCCCCGTCTTAATCGGGTTGCCGTTGTACTCGTTGTACTCCTGGATGCTCGGGGGGACCATGCCGAGGCCGTGCCCCATCTCGTGGATCATGGTGCCCTGCCGCGGCGAGATGTCCCGCGGGGTGTTGCCGAGCGTGCGATACGCGACCACGATCTTGCCCGAGCCGCTGTTCGCGAAGCCGTTCAGCACCTTGCAGAACCAGACGCTGAACTTGTAGACGAGCTTGCCGCGGCCGGCGGCCTCGTCGAGCGCGGTCGCCATGGGCGTTCCGTCCGGGATCGACACGCGCAGTTCGCGGTCGCCGGTGCGGGTGATGTGGGGCGTGAAGTTGTAGACGCCGATCCCGACCCCGCCGACGTTCCCGGTGGCGAACTGACCGCGCGGCCAGAGGATCCAGTTCGCGTTCACGGTGGTGGCCGGGTCCGACGTCTGCGGGAAGGAGTTCACCCGGAACGTGCGTTTCGTGGTCTTGACGATGAACTCGCGCTGGTACGAGAGCCAGATGCGATCCACGAGCAGGATCCGCGCCTCCAGCCGGTCCTGCGTCACCGGCTGGATGAGATTGTAGCCCTCCTCGTACTTCTGGAGGATCTCGTCGTAGGTCACGCGTGGCGAGCCGCCGGCCGCCGCGACCTGCTCGGGCCAGACGCCGTGCTTGTGGTACTCGCTGCTCACCGGCCCGAACGTGAACAGGAACTTGGGGTCCATGTAGCGCACCGAGAAGAAGACCTGGCGCCAGACCTCGTAGTCCTCGTTCGTCTTCTTGTCGGAGCCGTCCGGTTTGAGCCCGACCGAGACCTTGAACTTGTCGAGGCCGCACACCGAGATGCGGAATTTGTCGTGCTCGCAGACGCCGTTCTTGTCGGTGTTCATCGAGAACTTCATGGCGCCAGCGCTGCCGAAGCCGGCGCGGTGCGCCGCCGGCAGGAACTTGAGCGGCACGTTGCCGCCGTCCGGCTCGAGGAACCAGTAGAGCTTCCGCTCGGCCTTCTTGTTCAGCTCGGCCTTCGAGTGAATGGAGCGATGCTCGCTCTTCAGGTTGATGATGTACTTCTTCATCACTGCACCTTCTGCTGCTCGCCCTCGGGCTGCTCGAACTTCGAGAGCGACGAGTCCGAGTCCTCTTCGGAAGCCGGGATCATCACGACGATCGACGGGGGCTGCATCACCGGGAACGGCGGCGTGTTCTTGTCGTTGAGCAGGAAGATGTCCATCAGCCGGACGACGTTCTTGCCATCCACCTTGACGTCGAACGAGTACATCTGCGGCTCGGCCTTGCCCTTGATCTTGCCCGACACGACGCCGCCGATGCTGCCGGCCTCGTCACCGGTGCTCATCTTGAAGTTGGAACTCTGGAGCATGATCGGGTTGCCGTCGCACTTGACCGTGGTGCTGCCCGAGGCGGTGTCCGAGGACTGCGCGATGTTCGGATAGGGAATCGGAATCGGCGACGGCGAAGGCGGAGCCGGCGTCTTGCAGACGTCGGGAAAGCCCGTGCAGATGCCGTTGCTGCTCGCGTGCACCACGGTGCGCATGTTGACGCTGACGGTCGCGGGCATGCTCAGTCCTTTCCGGTTCCGGTGGCGCCGCGCAGGAGCAGCCCCGCGCGCGCGGGGCCGTCCGACGAGGCGACGAGCAGCGCGCCGCGGGCCGGCGCGGCCTCGCGGCGGAACGTC
Above is a window of Candidatus Eisenbacteria bacterium DNA encoding:
- a CDS encoding TonB-dependent receptor is translated as MTSPLLLAAALAAAVNAAPDTFPRIVPLPPVEVSTTRADARAPLARTTLTRGQVRELNWGQDTPMALGTLPGAYAYSDAGNGVGYSYLSLRGFPQRRISVLVNGVPLNDPESHEVWWIDHPDLLASTAELHVSRGVGPALYGAAALGGSVSLNTAPIGEVARRTASVSYGAWGTKRLLLEGDSGRLPGGWGLYGRYSRIETDGYRERSWSRLWSYALSAQKTSATQSWRLNLYGGPENTHLAYLGVTPGYLAGAVTGDADRDRRFNPITYPGEQDHFFEPHYELLHTWTPTAAVTLSQTLFWFDGRGWYDERRLGRSLADYRLAPWTTSDTTLFAHDYYALDANGNVVLDGQGRATVERFDLVRRREVVNRHYGWVPRARIAHDRGALTLGGELRFHDGRHVGTVISGSGLPPGTEPDHAYYDYHPRTLSAGLFAREEFDVTPALRATADFAWRHQGYRMRGDRFDGIAFRQQYDFALPRLGLSWTPKPAWSVYASFALARREPAFRDLYDAEGAGSVPLYRRVDVAAGVYEDPLIRPERVNDLELGGRWTGDGLLASVSAFRMDFRDELVNAGQFDTDLGYPILGNAARSVHQGVELAGSATRRFGALRGALEANATLSDNHFVRYRESWGPAPADGASYDGRPLGFFPAVMANSGVRATWRSASLGASVQHVGRIYVDNTGTKANSIAPRTTLDLSGSLAREVGGARAELSLRVMNATGVRYATSGWMDYDAAGNLVPVLIPAATRGWLAGLRVDW
- a CDS encoding peptidylprolyl isomerase, whose protein sequence is MKRVSLVAAATLTMMACSVTFALADDAAKAAVPAKATEATAAVPAKVSEAKAAVPARAAEVKAAVPAKAAAPSTDKAIAAIDAQIAAHKPNKSQAGWKTHLTIPTVVQFDPAKKYFVRMVTSEGPILIRMMPDIAPMHVTNFLYLARMGFYDGIIFHRVIPGFMAQSGDPLGNGQGGPGYQFTSEFSPKARHDRPGLLSMANTGLPGTDSSQFFLTFAATPWLNDKHSIFGEVVEGMDVLKKLEANGSRSGTTSKKMWIEKATVEVQ
- a CDS encoding type VI secretion system contractile sheath large subunit, whose translation is MSTLPWRILVVTDLGTDSRTPARVTADTLAGWFAGLNASIPLPGGAAHAAGSLDALAPAALKAAGVAEGSLDAALHEPRTQRLEAAWRGLSLLLSHASGPVVIEALSLPRGSLVPRFREAVHGPELVAAEPVSLVVLDYDFTNKAADLAALGELAAMAAELQAPIVANAGAGFFDLRFLVQAGAVKDLAGRLADSAHSGWQAFQKSDEARWLCLTLNRFLLREPWKLGGWSEACTDSNPDSYLWGRGGWLVAAAVARSVAAHGHALDLSGTGGRFDGLATRDFPVNANESKALASEVPFAETQALELTHAAFTTLTGGLDLPSVMMSLVVTAHRFAPGRLTVEGTLAYQLTAARVALACGVAAGAVDGAAGADAIVAGASAALRGQLGGLLGDSAEALTVRVLEAEGGAPRRAQVVVAPMLKLEGKSPKFEVEIALD
- a CDS encoding DUF4150 domain-containing protein, producing MPATVSVNMRTVVHASSNGICTGFPDVCKTPAPPSPSPIPIPYPNIAQSSDTASGSTTVKCDGNPIMLQSSNFKMSTGDEAGSIGGVVSGKIKGKAEPQMYSFDVKVDGKNVVRLMDIFLLNDKNTPPFPVMQPPSIVVMIPASEEDSDSSLSKFEQPEGEQQKVQ